In Primulina huaijiensis isolate GDHJ02 chromosome 4, ASM1229523v2, whole genome shotgun sequence, the DNA window CACACATCTTAAAAAGggtaaatcataatttaacgaCACTACCAACAGATCAATCAATTTGCCCTATAACGCCTCAAGCAAAATTCAAGCATAAATAAAGTAGTCAACGGCACAAAAATCTTCCCTTTTGAACTAATCGGGTAAGCACTGTGCCAGTTTATTCAAAAGATTTGAAGATTAGTTGAAaaaatctttgaagaaaaaagttGATGAACAAATTGATGGTTAGAAAACGAGACAGAACCATATCAATGAAGAAAGCTGCCGGCGGACTTTTGCGTGTATTTATACACCATATTTAGGGTTGCGGGTTTGGGATGGAAACGACCAAATCCGTAGGCCTAAAATTTTGATCTTGCGGCGGCTGTTTGCGTGTATTTACTACTTATATTCACCGATTACCTCTGTAACCCTAATTTTCGGGGGATCCAGATCTGAAGCCCTAAATTGTTTTGAATGGGCTATTAAATGAATGAACCCAAAGTTctgaaaactatattttttaaatcaatctctcgaaaatataaatatatatatatataaaataaaatttatataatattttacccaaaattttccaagttttttatataattatactCGATTGATTTGATTCTAAAACAATAGTGGTTGTTAAATATGTGTTTTGAAgtgattatataatatttataataatgtaaaattaattttatacaaaattaatataGTTTACATGTGTTtttgacaaatttttttttatgtataagaTCATataagagatctgtatcacaaaattaaaatcatatatttgattGGATTTGCTTATCATTGATATAAAACCAACCAAATACAAAGTAATTAATATAGTAGTTTCCATTATTGTATATAGttatttggcaaaaacttgtgtgagacggtctcacgggtcgtatgttgtgagacgaatctcttatttgggtcattcatgaaaaaatattattttttatgctaagtgtattaccttttattgtgaatatcggtagagttgacccgtctcacagataaagattcgtgagaccgtctcacaagagacctactctagttattttctataattttatacaaatttGAGAAACAATCATTTCATATGTATGGCTCATATATTGTGTAGCATCGCGATAAAATTCAAAACCTAAAATTGGGGGAAAAAAGTGACTTCAAGTCATTTCCGATTTCGAAATTatggattaaatttttaataagttagaaataaaattatacatcactaaaaaattatttgtgaaaatattaaaattgatccgTTAAGTTGATCTAATTTTACTNACGTTCATAATATCTAGTATTACAACAGTAATGATTGATCTTATTTCAGTAATATCTGACGTCATATTATAATCATTATTCTGACAAGAAAGAATCAAAGTTATTGTAGTACGATTGAAATTCGACTGATAAGATGATCGCGAACAAAATTAACTCGATTTAAGAACCATTtttcaattttgaatttaatgtGAATGNNNNNNNNNNNNNNNNNNNNNNNNNNNNNNNNNNNNNNNNNNNNNNNNNNNNNNNNNNNNNNNNNNNNNNNNNNNNNNNNNNNNNNNNNNNNNNNNNNNNNNNNNNNNNNNNNNNNNNNNNNNNNNNNNNNNNNNNATATATATTCTATTTTCACGTTAATAATATCTAGTATTACAACAGTAATGATTGATCTTATTTCAGTAATATCTGACGTCATATTATAATCATTATTCTGACAAGAAAGAATCAAAGTTATTGTAGTACGATTGCAATTCGACTGATCAGATGATCGCGAACAAAATTAAATCGATTTAAGAAccatttttgaattttgaatttaatgttttcaattttgaatttaatgtGAATGCAATATTTTAAAGACATCAGAGATATAAAAAGAGAAGAAAGGGGAAACACGTTTAAAGAGAGAATATGACTGGCCatccattaattaattaagaaggATAAAACCTTAaagataattataataaaaccaTATATGATCTAATAAGTCGATTTTGTGATATGGATTTCCGACAAAccaattaatgaattttttttaatttcaaaaatattattatttatgttagttATAGATCGAGTCAACTCGTCTCACggttttcattaattaattaagaaggATAAAACCTTAaagataattataataaaaccaTATATGATTGGATAATTTCATTTTGTGAGATGGGATAGcccaattaataaaaaaattgtttttttaaatttcaaaaatattactatttatGTTAGTTATATATCGGGTCAACTCGTGTCACGATTACAGACAGtgagaaaataaaacatatattatatacttcAACTCATTGATCTAGTTAATTCACCTCAGTTGGATAATTAATCACTCCTAAACCCACTTTTGTCGCATATAATAATCGACTGATTATATAGGTAAGACTCCACTAATTATACTACTAATGCTTAGTTAATTTAGTCTAATCGTCAAATTAGAGCATCGGGTTAATCGAAGATCCAAACGCATTCATCAATCCAGTCCAGGATCCATTGATCCCGCCAGGATAACCTATCCCAGTCTCAGGATTACAAGCAGCTTCTTGCTGAAGATTATGCCATTCAAGTGACAAAATATTGGATGTGTTCATTGGCTTCAAACCCAGCTCGTGATGATTCTCGTACGGCAGCTGCGTCCCTGCACTGAGATTTTCGATCCCAGATTGATAGAAAATCCCACTGAAGTTATCGTTAATCGTGCCGAAGTTATCGCCGTTGATTTCCATGAAATCCCGGCCACCAAAAAGGGACGCATACTTGTTTTCCAAGAAGTGATCGACCGGAGCAGGATTTTCGAGCAAGAAACTACTGTGGTGAGAGTTCATGTTAGCATTCAGAATCCCATTTGAGTGGAGAGATGGGAAGTGGATTTGATCAGGAAAAGCGAGCGGAAACCGATCCGTGGGATCAGCATTATCGTGATTGTAATACGAGGACAGAGGAGAAGGTGATTGAGCAGCGGCACCCTTATAAGTTTGCTGTTGCTGCAGGCTCTGGTTATTATCATTCAAAGACGACGACGACGACTTCTTGGCCGAGGATTTCTTGTTCTTCCGGCAACCACCACCGACAGGGATGTTGCGGAGGGTGCCACCTTTGGTCCAGTAGCGGCGGCAGGCTTTGCAGAAGTATCTAGGCTGGGAGAGGCTGTAATTGTTGTAGTAGCAGAATTTGGTGTGCGTGGATTCGCACCGGGGGCATTTCAAGGCTTGTTCATGCTGCGGTCTGATTACTCTCCCCTCCAGTAGAGTTCTCGTGCATGTAAGCATGTCTTCTTGATCAGATTGCGGCGTGATTGTAGAAGAATCCATCGCTGTAATATTGGTTGTGCCCTGAAAATTGGAGAAGAACTTTTCCGTTTCATTACGTCATCATTTGGAATTTGAGTCCTCTATAGATTTCAACTGGCTATATATATGTCAAAAATAGATGAGCTACTGCATAATTTTGTTCATAAAGTTCAAACGTAAGATGATACCTAGAAAAGCTCtaatatattttgaatcaaCCACTTTAGATGACTTGAACTCAAACCGAACTCAAACTCGAACTTCAGCCACTCATTACAAGAATGTAACTCAAAACTTCACAAATATACATGTACGTGCGCGCGCAAGCAAAATTACCTGTTGGAACCAGTCAGATGAATCCATGCAAACTTGGAGGGAAGTCATATCGGCATGAAGGCAATCGATAGTACTCGTACAAACCAAGATTCCTGAAATCTCGTTTTAGTACCAAGATTCAAGAGAAAAGAACCACCGACCCTTTGTACTATATTTGTACAAGAATCATCTCCAAATGAGGAAATTTTGCTGTGGGAATGATTTTAGTTTAGGGAAGTTGGGGGAGAGGAGGGGAGCgcagtgtatatatataaaaaaggaCCGGAGAAAAAGAGAAGCCATGCACTGTAGAATGAGGTGACATAATGGGAGAATTTTTGGGTCCAAGATAAAGAGATAACAGACAGCAGACAGCTTCATTTTTGGACCCACTACGTCTCCCTTCACAAGCAAAGTATAATTCCCCTCTCTCAGACCCCACCCCGCATCTTAGAAATCAAATCTTTGAGGAGAAAGATAATTAATtcgtttttaaatttaaatttgcgaATCTTTAGTTTAAGCAGAAAGAAGTTGATGCATACATCCATGGTTGGAGCTTCAAATATGCCGCACTGATTAATCATCGTCGTGAATGAGAAACTCGGTTCGCTGCTAGTTCAAGATCTGCTAGCAtaagggtatcatcagctgccACTCTTCTAAACAGCACATATGGCATTCGATCGTAAGTATCAACTTCACACGGAGGGCTGGGATTCAATTTTCCTGAGCTTCCTCAATCTAAATATCGGGATCATGCCGATTgattgttatcaaatttcagttttagtcatataatttgtttttatttttggaaattttttaataattttttttattaggatTGCTGACGTGATACTCTATATACATCAGCATCATATATTGGCACAATATTGGTTCCTTCTCAGTCtcaattcgaaaaaaaaaagactaaataaaaagaaacaaagataGCAGACTAAAACTGAATTTCATAATATAAATAATCGAAATCGAAAAGAGACaaacatataaaatcaaaaaatcaaaattttctactTATTATATCATATTGTATATATAGATTTCGACCTAGGGAAATGGCGAAAATTCTTTCAGATTGTAAATaattaatgcattaaaaatttgatattattaaattttggagaatcttgtttttttttataaaaaaataacataataaaatatgaaatatgttGGAACTAAACAAGAAGTGATGCATATGAACATTATGAATTATGTTTTTTCAAAAACCTTTTCCATTTCGAAAACAATATAAAATCTTTAGCACTTTGTTCTTTTACGTCCACTTTGATTCAAAATGgcaatttatcaaaataaatataaagtgGTAGACCAGATCTTCTAACTTAACAAAACTAAGAGGTTTTCATGTAATGATTAATTAAGGCATTTGAGCAAGCTTAGTGATTCGTGTATTAACTGTagattctaatttttaaatcaatttcaatttttattgaatgcGATTAATTTTCAAACCCCTTTTATCCGGCTATACTCTTTTTCTCTTACTAAGATTTCATTTCATTAAGTTTTTCCTGATAAGGTTTTAACGAAACACCTGACTCTGCCAGTCCACATCACATGTTAAAAATCTGGTCGGCGACAACCTTCGACCATCATGTTCATCTTCTGTGGAAACTAATGATCTTCAACGTACTAAAGAAAAGAAGTGCACAAAGCTTGTGTATAAATAAGCAAATATACAGTATGAGAAATAGACTTCTTTTTACTCGATTTCATCTTTCTCATTCAATCTTTCATCTATGTAATATGGTATCAGGAAAGGAACTTCTGTGCGTCTTTACTTGTTTGCCAGAGATTCTCCGATTAGCACGCCTTTAATTCATCGGAGCTTTTCTCATCAACGATCATGTTCCATgttcgagttttttttttttgtccagATTTATGGCAAACCTAAGTTCTTCTGCATGGGGGTGGCCACATGGATGATATGTCTGAGGATACCTCCGGATCTATCCCGGGTCATGGGTTGTGCCCAGGTCAGGGGTATGAATTGTACCCGAGCTTTTAGAAAAATTTCCGAGACAATTGGTAATGCACCCATCGGTGCCTGGGTCATGATATTAAATAGATAGCCCAGATCAGGGTAGAATTGCAGAAAGAGATCATAAGCAACAAGAGACCCGAGCTCTCGGACGGATTCCCCGCTGATGACTCAGTACTACCTGGAAAagcctcgatatgagcaccacACTCGAGTGTACTAGCAGAATAGGATATGGGCaaccgtcctatctctgacattaggtggttgacaaaatcagaAAGGCTGGATGTGACTAatatgagatttgacatgtcaagATACATGGTACAATCAGccgtcctactataattagtaggtagcacgcagaacgaggtcatcattacttctcctactataaatatcatgttCTTTCTTTGCATTTATTCATCTATTGAGATATTGAATACACTAGCAATCACTGCTCATGTTGTTACTCTTTCATCCACACCAATATCACAatcatcacttggttacattagtcttttgttgagtcagtcactgacttaagcattgGAGTgaccacgccggacacccctccggcgcccattcacgagttcatctccttgtctgCAGGTCACATGGAAAGCCATATCTCACACTACTCTTATTctcttcattatcttgataacAGATCTGGTGGAGCAcccgacccggctcatccatttcacccggatcacATCAATGTCGTTGATGATTCTTCCGGCCCTTATTAACTACATCATTTTGACAATCCAGGAGTCATTCTTGTCTCGCAACCACCCACCCGTGATAATTTTGCGTCATGGAGCAGAGCAATGAAGATAGATCTTTCTGTCGAGAACAAATTGGGATTTGTCGATGGTTCAATCCGCAAACCAATAGATTCTGAGGCTGCTTCTGTGAGTGCTTGGATTAGTAACAACGGTTAGAGTAGGTGTCTAgcgagccaacttgtggcttgagCTTTTATTGACTATAATGTGAAACGATCTTtagtttttaataatattttacgattttatccaattattgcattatgttttgtttatatatacatGTAAGATACAttgataaagtctttgaatatacaataggtaccatgaggtctgcatcacaacgtaagatcatgaaactcattacaTTGATGCTTTTTTATAAGACACATGTGACGAGTATATAACTTATATTACATacaataaaattcatttgagcaaaaaaataaaataaagcaaaacGATCTTTAATACTTTAAAATAGGAAGACAAATGTTTTTTGTCTTCTTTCATTTTAATATGTATAGGTAGattttaatgtatttaataTAGACTTTATTTTTGTCACATGAGTCATCTAAAAGAGTATCAATATTAAATAAGTAATACTCGGTCAATCTGATAGTTTAGGACAAAACAAGACCAGAAAAAAGCTCCCAAATTATTAGATGACGAAAACCAAATTTTCACATATTACATAATTAAAATCCAATATAAACCAActctaaaatttcaattttcccTCATATGGATaagtgaaaatataatttatgacTTATGATCATAGTAAAACCAAATATATGAATCAATTATGGATTCTTTTCacataaaatgatttttatcttTCATTATTATGGCCTTTTTAGTCTTTGtccaatattaattaattaaaaaaatttgaggaatatttttatttttccatataatttgaatatataattagaaataattttaTTCTCTATTTATTATATGACGTGGATAGATAATTTGAATCTTTACTATTTTTAAGGAATTGATTAGCAACTtacaaaaattttgtttttatctcAATTCAATTCAATCATTGCTGGTAAATTAATTTGAATATCTGCGACAGTGTATATAAGGTTTAAGGGGTTACATCGATTCTAaacttttaataaattatttttaataagtaaaatttatttatttttactaattattatataacatttgacgtttaattattttttatgattgtaGTTAACATACatcttaattttgattataattcaaaaatcatatatatgatttgaatatatgcatatattaaaaatatatgtgtgtgatTGATTGATATATTAACATAAATCTGAAATTTATAGACACACATATAAGAATAATTAtatgtaattaaatatattaaaattttataaagttacaataatttcagattttttaacatACTTATTCTATATTTAATGTACAAATagttgtttaatttattttgtttttggaaatattgtaaaaaacaaaattgatatattttttcatataaaaatttacTTAAAAATGAATGAcattattttaagtttgattatctattaatatttattattgttacatattaaaaaaatattaattaattagttaaacatgttgaatttatttgaataattgaaatttaattgTAATAAATTTAGCACTGACTTATTTACCGTCTTTCGTAAATCAAAtcataagtaaaaaaaatatttattttgataaataaaaatattttaaataaataaagttattCACGTTCAACTGTtggttcaaataaaaaaaaatcacaatcataAATTACAAATTTGTATAGgcttatatgaaaaaaatttatgagtGTCTATAAAAGTATTGCAAAATAAGATTCTATGAAAATCTATAGAATTCTGTGAAACTACGTAAAAATTTGTAGAAATCTATCAACCTCACAAAAAtttgtcattaaaaaaaaactcaataaatCTCTGCAACAAATACGCTTTTATTAATATCtctttatgttatatttttttaactcaattaaccgagatttaaaaattaatttattcttaaaaaactTCAATGCGGAAAATGTCCTCCTGCATTTTAGTACTCTCTCTCCACACAATACAAAAACTCGTGTTTTTACGaattaattttgtgatacatatcATCTATTTGATCtaaaccatgaaaaatattgattttatacTAAAAGTGttatttttcattgtaaataTAGACCGAGTCAACATATCTCATGATATACATCAATGAGATTGTGCATAAAAAACCTAATATTCAATCAAttgttttaatttcttttttgttttctatG includes these proteins:
- the LOC140974773 gene encoding dof zinc finger protein DOF5.6-like — encoded protein: MTSLQVCMDSSDWFQQGTTNITAMDSSTITPQSDQEDMLTCTRTLLEGRVIRPQHEQALKCPRCESTHTKFCYYNNYSLSQPRYFCKACRRYWTKGGTLRNIPVGGGCRKNKKSSAKKSSSSSLNDNNQSLQQQQTYKGAAAQSPSPLSSYYNHDNADPTDRFPLAFPDQIHFPSLHSNGILNANMNSHHSSFLLENPAPVDHFLENKYASLFGGRDFMEINGDNFGTINDNFSGIFYQSGIENLSAGTQLPYENHHELGLKPMNTSNILSLEWHNLQQEAACNPETGIGYPGGINGSWTGLMNAFGSSINPML